ttccctttcactattatttatattccccaaatgaatgagaacatatgtttgtccttctccgactggcttacttcactcagcataataccctccagttccatccacgttgaagcaaatggtgggtatttgtcatttctaatagctgagtaatattccattgtatacataaaccacatcttctttatccattcatcttttgttggacaccgaggctccttccacagtttggctatcgtggccattgctgctataaacatcggggtgcaggtgtcccgacattttattgcatttgtatctttggggtaaatccccaacagtgcaattgctgggtcacagggcaggtatacttttaactgtttgaggaacctccacacagttttccagagtggctgcaccagttcacattcccaccaacagtgtatgagggttcccttttctccacatcctctccaacatttgttgtttcctgccttgttaattttccccattctcactggtgtgaggtggtatctcattgtggttttgatttgtatttccctgatggcaagtgatgcagagcattttctcatgtgcatgttggccatgtctatgtcttcctctgtgagatttctgttcatgtcttttggtgtgtgtgtgtattaaagcAAATTGGTTAAAATGGGGCATCCCTCTAAATATTCTGGTGTCTTAAATGTTTATCCATAGGCTTACATGATGAAAAAACATAGTAGGGGAGGTTAGTGCTTAGTAAAGTATCAAAATATTTGGATATGACTGACTGGGTTTAAGTTCCAAtttcaatatttatcttttcttgatCTGACattctatctattatctattatctatctatcatctatctatctatctatctatctatctatctatctatctatcatctatctatctatcatctatcatctatctgccatctatctatcatctacctatcatctatctatcatctcggATCTGGGCAAATAGACTCAGACTGATATTTGTATACATGCCAGGAATTGTAGTGGAGAACATTCCCAGGAACTATACCTAGAAGGCTAGAAAGGAATGAGGGAAGCAGAGCTGAGTAGATAGAAGTTGAACAGTGATGAAGTTACAATAGAGTAGTCATGTGATTCCACTTGGAGCTCTGTGGCCAAGATGATCCTTCAGAGATTCCCCagattgtgaaaaaaaaaaaataaagaccaagtgTTTATACTTTCATAATGACCAGTTTTGAAAATGGCTCACCCACTTGGACATGGTAATTCCTTTCAGCAGGGCCAATTCCCAGAGTGGAAATCAGCTGTGAAGTGTCAGTTGACATTGCACTTGGAAGctgagaaaataaatgctttaaccCTGCAAAACAAATCTGGGTGGTATGAACAGCATCtgtcataaataataatactacTCTACTCACACAGATGTCAAGAATAACAAACAAGATACAAGAAAGAATCTTATCAGGGCTTCTAATATGGGTACCACAGCAATAATGAGgtattattttactgattttgtaAATTAACTGGAATATTATGAGAGTAGTGAATGTACTTTAACTTTTAACCTTTACCCTTCCCAGGGGtagtttttaataaacatttactgaaaacaAATTATCTATCTCTTGTTCACTGTGGTGGGGCAGGGAACTGTCAATGTAGGAGCAATGGGGAAATGGCCTTCTTTAATGAGATGGCATGTCAAAGGAAGCATGATTTGGAATCAGGTAAATATCTACTCCCTATTGCTTTCCATCCCACTATCCACTGCAGACCCTGAGAGAGAACATCAGTGCTTCTCATGCTCTAAGTAAGACCACTTCACCCTCCCACCAAGGTTTACATCTGAATATCTTTGGAGGGTTCCATGAATTTCACTTCAGAAATTGTATCTGTACTCTACCCAAGGACTGGTTTCTCAAACTCTACTGGTGTGTTCTCATTTGTTTATAAACATCATCTAGTATCACCCTCTTAATAATTTCTTTGGCTGAAAGTTCTGTCAGTCACCagcttatgtctctgctctctttaCAATGAACCTTTTCAAAAGAACTACTTCTGGTCCTTGTCCCTACTTCCTCAGATCCCATTACATGCTCCAATTGTATTTCTGTGCCACTTCTCCATTGAACCCAATCTTTTCATGGACACATGAATGCTTAACATTATTGCCTCTAAAGATTGCTCTTCTATCATAGTTGTACTTGGTATCTCAAGAGGATTTACCATCAATAATTCCTTCACCTTACCCAAAAACCcacatatttttagatttctgtatgacttcaatcttctgattttcctttttccactaCCGCTTCTTCCCAGGTAACTATGATagcttttcctcttcctcatgCTAACCTCCAAATCTTGGAGCTAAAGACTTAATTCTCCACATTAGTTTGTGACACATTTGTTCTCCATCTGTACCCACTTCTTAGGTGATCTAAGAAGTCTGCAATGATTCCAAAATTCACGTGTCTACCCCTGACCTCTCACTTGTGTTCCAGATTCATACATTGAATCTGGCATCTAGTGACTCTGAATACATGAAACGATTATAAAATTAGCTTTTCCAACTTAATTATCATACTCAAACATCTATAGAATGATCACACCTTTTGTACTATAAGGAGGATCTGTATCTTAGCATCACACCTATGTGTCATTGAGCTTAAAATATCCTTTTCCATGTTAAGCTACAAATTGTGTCTTCTGTTATATATTCTTAGTTTATACttagaataagaaaatagatGCCCTTTATATTTTTACTCAGAATCCATCCAAGGATTACTTATAGATACGCAAAACTCTGCatacatttaatgtatataatttgttGAGTTTGGGCATACAAAAACTTCAATAAAACTGGTAAACTGTTAAGAGAAAAACTAGTATGTAACATGTACTGGAGATTTAGCAGGTAAAGAAAATAAGCTTTTGATCTTCTCTAACTTATATTCAAGTGAGGAAGACTATATTGTCTATTACAAATGTTCATGCATGAGTGCATAGAAttgtaaagtgtgtgtgtgtgtgtgtgtgtgtgtgtgtgtgtgtgtttgacctGGGTATGAGTGGTGTTTTGAAGAATAATAAAGCAGGAGATAGAATAGGGAACGGTGGCATCAGAGAAGAGCTTTCTGTGGGAATAACATTTGAGAAAGGCTTAAATAAAGATAATACCATCTGACTATCTGTGGAAGAGCATTCTAGGTATacttacaataaatataaatgcccCGAGGCAAGATTCTCCCTGGTTTCTTCAAGGAATAATAAGGGAACAACATATATATGGACCAATGTGagcaaatgaaagaaggaaatgaattgCAATCAGGAGGGTGTTTGGGACGAAGTAACTGATCAGAAAAGCCTGGTAGTTCACAAATCAGTTTTGGGCTTTACTTTTTCCTACCATTCTACAAGAGCCATCTAAGCCTAACTTCAGAATGCAAGCTGcatgaaggaatgaataagaTCAATTTTTTGGCTACTCTCCCAGTATCAAGAATACTTGTATGCTCCATAATACAAGTCCACTAAATAtgtgttaaattaattaattaattaatacattgaGAGCTATATTCTAGTAGAAATGAATAGGGATTACATTGTAAGTGGAATTCTGAAGTTTGAGGCATCAATCCTGTACCATTTAATTCAATGTTATGCTCAATGGAGTCTCATTATTTCATGGTCTTGAGACtccatgaaataatttttgtacTTCTCTAAATGCCAAAGTTACCCTCCAGGGTATAAGTGGTTCACTGGGGAGAAAGTAGTTCAATTATTTCAGTGGAAAATAAGTGCATGCTTTAATTCTGGATTAGCACATTTCAAGTTTTAGATTTTTAGTGTTTTGCAGTCTCAAGAGAGTCATCACACACTGAATAAGGCTGACTGCTTCAGATTCAGAAGCAGCATTTTCTCTGTTGAATTAATCCTGTCTTAATGCTGTCATAACTGGATCTCTTATGCCACTTCCATCTTCATCATAGCTATAAATTTCACATTGTAAGACAGAAAACTTGTATTCCTCCAAAAAGCAgtaaagcaaaactaaactaatAACCATTATTGGCGAATATTTCTTAAGAACAAAGGTAAGATTATTTAGTTGATCTTAAAGTGTTCAGACATAGAAAGATTCCAAGAGGACCCAAAAAAGATCAAGTAATTAAACATCTCAATTAGGATATGTCTGAAATACTAAATTTAACGTTACCAACTAAActaatttggattttgtttttaggCAACAGAAATTTAAGATGACTAATAACAAATGAGAATTTTATACAGACacttatatatatgaatgtatatatacatgtttatccatgtatatatgtgtgtgtgtgtatgtgcaaaGTAgggaaatttaattaatttttttgtagcaAGAATTCCATATATAATGTAAGtatgtttgtatatgtatgtgtaaagCAGagctttacaaaattttaaaatagttttttttttatagggtaGGAATTTAGCTGACTTTAAAGATAGATCAGTGAAAGACTGTTACAGTAATCTAGGTGAAAGGTAATGTCGTCTTGGGTCTTGATAGGAATAGAGACGATAGGAAGTAGTTGATATggatattttgaaggtagaaccaACATAATTTCTGATTAACTGGTTATATAGTatataagaaagagaagagattaatatcttgaatatttatttgtttatttaatgtcATCTAAGCAAATGAAAGTATAGAGTTGTCATTAACATGAGATAAGGAATGCTATGTTTGGTGCAAATTAGGGAGGGCATGAAGAATTCAGCTTTGGGTCATTCTGAGTTGCTATTTGATAGTATTGTGGAGATTGTGAGTAAGCAGTTAAATTATAAGTCTGAAATTTGGAAAAGAGGTCAGGGCTAGAGATATAAATTAAGGAGTTTTAAGTATATAGATGATAATTAAATTTACAGAATTGAATAGTCACCAGAGTAGAgtataaataggaaaaagaggTAGACCAAGGACTGAGGTACTTCAGCCTTAAGAGTCATAGAGAAAAGAAGGAGTAAGCAGAGACTTGAAAGAGTAACGCAACTGTAGGAGGAAAACTTGAAGTCTGGAGTTCTGGAAGATCAGATAAGAAAGTCTTTCAAGGAGCAGTAAGAAGTCAATTCTGTCAAATGTTATTGATAGGTCAAAAGGATGAGGAATGAGAATTGACCACAGAAATTGACAATGTAAAAATCCATGATGCTTTAGGTAAGAGATGTTTCCATGGAGTGCTGGGGTGGAAACCTGGTCAGAGTGGACTtgagagaaaataggaaaagtagAACTGTATACAAGCAAAGGTATTCAACTGTATTGTATGTTTTATTGCCAAGATGAATGCAAGGAATTGGATCATAGGAGGTGAAGGCAGTAAGaccaagggaggaggagaaaaaagttgAGAGTTAAGATAGGCTATGGATAAATAGGGTCAACGAGCAaagacttcacacacacacacacacacacacacatacacacacacattagttttaaataaaataggttaCTCTGTTTACTCAAGGAATTTTTTCACtgcaataggaaaataaagaggTTTAATACACATATCCTCAGGGCATTTTAGAGTTAATCTTACTTATAAGattgaactattttattttcctggtatttttttttctttatacaatgtatttccttggtttctttcttaTCCTAGCAAATGAATCATCTATTCTGAGACAAAGATATGAGCAACCATACAACAGTGACTGAATTTATTCTTGTGGGATTCGGGGATCATCCAGAACTACTGTGCCTTCTTTTTATGGTGTTTCTGGTCGTCTATATGATCACTGTATTTGGAAATCTTGGCATGATCCTATTAATCAAGATTGACTCACATCTCCATACTCCaatgtattttttcctcagtAACTTATCCCTTGTTGATTTCTGTTATTCTTCTGTCATTGCCCCTAATATGCTAGTGAATTTCTGGGTGGAGAACCCAGTCATTTCATTTAATGGATGTGCCACTCAATTCTTCTTTTTTGGTTCCTTTGCCGGCATTGAGGGCTTCCTGTTGGCCGTGATGGCTTATGACCGttatgtggccatctgcaagcctcTTCTTTATGCAGTTATTATGTCTCCCCATCTTAATGTCCTTCTGGTGTTGGCCACGTATCTTGCAGGCTTTCTGAATGCTGCCATTCACACTGGCTTCACCTTTCGGCTGTCTTTCTGCCGTTCAAATGTCATCAACCACTTTTTCTGTGACACTCCACCCCTCCTGAAACTCTCTTGTTCTGATACACATATCAATGAAgttgtcatttttgcttttgccagTTTTAATGAACTGAGCTGCCTCTTGATTATTCTCATTTCTTATCTGTACATACTCATTGCCATTTTGAGGATCCATTCTGCTGAAGGGAGGCACAAAGCCTTTTCCACCTGTGCTTCCCACTTGATGGTGGTTACCATCTTCTTTGGTACAATTCTGTTTATGTATCTGCGCCCCAGCTCCAGCTACTCAATGGACCAGGACAAAGTGGTATCTGTGTTTTATACAGTGGTCATCCCTATGTTAAATCCTCTCATCTATAGTCTGAGAAACAAGGAGGTCAAAGCTTCCttaggtaaaatttttaaaacaacttgttTTTACCTCTGTACTTAGAATCAACAAAGTATGGGATTTTAGGACTCTGAGGGAACATAAAAATGACCAAATCAACCTTCATTCACCCTGACTCCATTTTTTTCATGTcatgagttttgttgttgtttttgatagTGGAATTAGACTAACGGTCTCTGCATCCTGGAGAATATGGTCACTCTGTATAAATTCCACAGAACCTATATGCTTGAAAATAATCAGATATCACATTTCAACTCCCTGTTCAGAGGCATAAAACACCAGTATAAAAGTAGGTGAGATAGAGAAAGACTGGAGCAGGAGGaatgattccattttttccccatttgatgGTTTCATGATTGAATAGTGGTGTATATAACTGCCAGAGAACAAGTAATTAAGAGTAGGCTGAGTCAGAACTTGTCCAGAGGACCCAAAAGGCTTAGAGACTGCTTCTTAGCCCCagtgaaccagaaaaaaaatcagaacttaaTCCTGACAGAGATgctggaataaaatatttctttttttttttaagaattatttatttttagaaagtgagtgagagacaGCGTGAGTGCAAGCACATGaatgggaggggcaaagggacagggagagaggatctcaagtgACTcaacactgagcatggagctgatgcggggctcaatcacCTGACCCTGTGaatacaacctgagctgaaacgaagggttggatgcttaactgactgagccacccaggccccctcagAGTCAAACATTTCTAATCTGGACAAGTAATCTTGATGTGAGGGAATAATGGGAACAAACCACAAGGTAAATATAGGGGGTATCACAGAACAAGAACACCAGGGGTCCATAGAATGGAGGTTTCTGAGCTTAGAAAAGAGGTATTCTTTATAACTCCTGTAGATAAAGTGTcatgtgtttgatttttaaatgagtaagaaGTTTAAGCTTAAAGAGCCAGGGCAAGATAAGTAGGTTTTCCTTAATACCTTAGCAAATAaccatacatatttattttactgctGGCTGCAATTTCACTGGGGCATGTTTAAAGCTTTAAGTTGGTTTGACTGGTATTTTCTTGATGGAATATCTCCCCAGTAGGACTGGATTTTCTTTACAGTGACCATTGACATGTAAGCAGGTAGTGCTTTAAACTGGTTGGAACTGGGTAAAGTATACTAAGTGTGATGCTAGTATATTTCATGGAAAGACTGTCATAATAATAGAAAAGTAGCCATTTAAAAGAGACTAAAAACtcattttgctttcattataGCTTAGAGTTTTTGATAAGAAATTGATTCCAAATCTTatcattttatcttcctttattcttcatttcAGATACTGCAtatcaaaaacacatttttctgtcttattcaATGGTTTCCTCTTATCATTCTTTTTCTGGAGAGCTCTTCATATTTCAAGACAGCATAAATATTACCTCCTTTTGATTGCCCTGACCCTCCATCTTTCTTTCCAAGCTACATATTTAAACATGCCTATTCCAGTGATTCTATAAATATTACAGCTTTAATCAAGTTGTTTGTTAGAGAaactaattataaaaatacagtgtaatataCATAAACTagaggcacatgggtggttcagttggctaacctaccaactcttggttttggctcaggttatgatctcagggtcatgaaattgagacctacatcaggctccacatgcagcagggagtctgcttgaggattctctctctccctctgcccctccttctatctgctcttgctctcaaataaataaataaatcttaaaaaaaaaacattgattaaGACATCCTTAAGAAAAGAAACCTCTTTATGTCAACCTGAACATCTCCATGCCTTTATAAGCAGGCCATtactaaaagtttttaaattaagaaagaaatcattCCAATTGAGGGCATAGGGTGATGGAAGACAAAATATTCCCTCTGGCACCTGGAACTAAAAGTTGTCAAGAATCATTATTTCAGAAAGTTAATGTTAGAAAGGAAGTTCTTTGGTAGCTGGTTGGATGCTTTGTTGGATAATGTTTTATTTGTCTTGCCTtctttgaaattaaacattttaataaacatgaTATTTCAGTATCCTACGTCTTTCATATTGCATAAAGTAAATGTGATTTCAATATAGCAATAGAGTATCCAGTGAAGGAACACAAGTTAATTCAAACCATCGTAGGCTTGGAGTTCTTAGTGCCATGAAGTCGTTCAcggtctctctttctttctctttctctgtctttcatttcctctctcaTATTATAAATTCACTCATTCTGTTTCATAGACTTTTCACCTGGCAGCCTCAATTTTACATACTTTTGGGACAATTGCATTAGAGGCAAGTCTGCATCTCTTTAGAAAGGACAGCATTGCCTAAAAAGTCTCAGGTATTCATCATGTATATGGTTGTggggtatgtatgtatttgtgtactTGTGTGTATGTCGGTGGTGAGGGTGGAGTCATGAAATACCAGAAGAAATCTTGCTTTATAATAGCTACTGCAGTCCACTACACATTTGCTCAGTAAAATTAAATTCCTTGCCTACTCACTGCTCACTTATAGACTCTTAGTTTAGACACTGGCACTTTATGCTGTTTACAACTCAACAGGAATGTTAAAACCAGTGTTAACTTTATAAGTAGATGGGTTAGATTTTTTCCCACATGATACAATTTGTGGATTCCTACATATTTTCAACCCTGCCTATCACAGCATGTAGAATTCtgctaatagaaaaatataagtgTGTGCAGTGTTTTTAAAAGCACACTGCACTGCAGTGCTGAACAGTATTGTTATATTGAAAGTGATTGATTTGAGCTTCTTTTTCTCATAATGAAATGATCAGGGTCCCCTCAATAACAGTACTAA
The Canis lupus familiaris isolate Mischka breed German Shepherd chromosome 18, alternate assembly UU_Cfam_GSD_1.0, whole genome shotgun sequence genome window above contains:
- the LOC483514 gene encoding olfactory receptor 1020, with the protein product MSNHTTVTEFILVGFGDHPELLCLLFMVFLVVYMITVFGNLGMILLIKIDSHLHTPMYFFLSNLSLVDFCYSSVIAPNMLVNFWVENPVISFNGCATQFFFFGSFAGIEGFLLAVMAYDRYVAICKPLLYAVIMSPHLNVLLVLATYLAGFLNAAIHTGFTFRLSFCRSNVINHFFCDTPPLLKLSCSDTHINEVVIFAFASFNELSCLLIILISYLYILIAILRIHSAEGRHKAFSTCASHLMVVTIFFGTILFMYLRPSSSYSMDQDKVVSVFYTVVIPMLNPLIYSLRNKEVKASLEE